From Rhodopseudomonas palustris:
CCTGGTGAGCGAGGCGAGGTCGGTGCTGACGCCGTCCGGCATCGCCACCGACAACCGTTCGAGGCCGGTGATGCGGAAACCGGAGAACACGCCGCGCAGCGTGGCGTAGGCGGCGCCGCCGAGCACCAGGATCACGACGAAGCTGCGCAGATCGCCGGTGCCCAGCCGGACCAGCGATCCGAATCCGCAGGTGCCGACCATCGCCATGCCGATGCCGAACAGCAGGCTGCCGAGCACGATCGAGGCCAGCGGCATCGCGGCCGCGGTGTAGTTGGTTTGCCCGGGATCGAGCACGCCGCCGATCACCAGCGCCTGGGTGCCGATCAGCGCGATGCCGAGCGCGAGGCCGAAGATCCGCAGCCGCCGCGTGTCGCCGCCCATCAGCGCGTCCTCGACCGCGCCGAACGAGCACAGCCGTGCCAACCGCACGAAGAAACCCGCACACGTCCCGATCCCGAATCCGGTCAGCGCGAGCAGCCAGGCGGACGTATCCTGCATGGGGGTCCCTCGAAAGCGCGCACACGCCGCGTCTGTCGCGGGCCGTTGTGCGCTGCGGCGAGGGTGGATTACTTCTGGTCGCCGCCTCTCGCCGAGGCGCAGAAGATATCATAGATCACCGAGATGATACGACGCACGTCCTCGTTGGCGAGACTATAGTAGATGGTCTTGCCGTCGCGCCTGGTATCGACCATGCCGTCGTAGCGCAGCCGCGCGAGCTGCTGCGAAACCGCGGACTGCCGCAGCGACAGGATGTTCTCGAGTTCGGTCACCGAGCGCTCGCGTTCGGCGAGCAGGCACAGCAGCAGCAGCCGGTTTTCGTGCGACACGGCCTTGAGAAAGCTGCTCGCCTTGCGGGCGCGGCGCATCAGCATGTCGAGCTCGGGCGAGTATTCCGCGCCGTCGCGGAATTCGGTCTCGATGTCCGGGTCGAGGATCGATGTCATGTCGTTCAATTGGCCTTGGGTTGCGCGAATCCGGCTTCAGGTGTGGTTGGGATTGGGCGGCGTGAGCTTCGTGACCATGGTCCCGAGCAGCCCCCAGAACGCGTCGTCGTTGATGTAACCGGTGATGCGACCGACCTCGCGGCCGTTGTCCATCACCACGAAGGTCGGCGTGAAACGCACCGGCGAAGTTAGCGCAATGCCCGCCGGCTTGTCGCGGTCGATATTGACGCGCCGCAGCGGCAGCAATTTGGCCTCTTCGGTCTTGTCGTAGATCGGCCCGACGTCGCGGTCCCAGCGCGCGCACCAGACGCATCCGTCGCGCTCGAACATCACCAACTCGGCCGCCCGCGCGCCCGCTGGCGCAAGCACCGCCGTCAGGATTGCGCAGAGCAGCATCGATTTCAGAAGCAATCGGGCCATGATGTGATACATATAGACGAATTCGCATGTTTATTCCAGTGCCGGGGCCGCCGTGACGTCCAGTATCTCTCTAATTGGCGCGTTCGGGGCAGGGGTGCTGTCGTTCCTGTCGCCCTGCGTGCTGCCGCTGGTGCCGCCGTATCTGTGTTTCCTGGCCGGCGTCAGCCTCGACCAGCTCTCCCGTGGTTCCGATCAGCCGGTCAAGGCGGTGAACGGGCGGGTGGTGGGGTCGTCGGTGGCCTTCGTGCTGGGGTTTTCGACCGTGTTCGTCGCGCTCGGCGCCTCGGCCTCGGCGCTCGGCAAGGTCGTCACCGAGTATTTCGATACGCTGGCGATCATCGCCGGGGTGGTCATCATCATCCTCGGATTGCATTTCCTCGGCGTATTCCGGATCGGCCTGCTGTTTCGCGAGGCGCGCTTCCATAATGTCCGTCGCGGCGCCGGCTTTCTCGGCGCCTATGTGGTCGGGCTCGCCTTCGCGTTCGGCTGGACGCCATGTGTCGGCCCGGTGCTGGCGACGATCCTGCTGGTCGCCGGCGTCGAGGGCTCGGCGGTGCGGGGCGCGGCGCTGCTCGGCGCGTACTCGCTCGGGATCGGGCTGCCGTTCCTGCTGGCGGCGCTGTTCTCCGGCGGCTTCATCCGGCTGATGGCGCGGATGCGCGCCCATATGGCGACGATCGAGAAGGTGATGGGCGCGGCGCTGGTGCTGACCGGGGTTTTGTTTCTGACCGGCGCGATGCCGAAGATTTCCGGCTGGCTGCTGGAGACGTTTCCGGCGTTCGGGACGATCGGATAGAGCGCGTCAAACGGGGAGGGAGTGATGATCGACCGAGCAATGTCTCGCCGCCATGCGCTGGCCGCGCTCGGCGGCATCGGCGCCGGCGCGCTGGGCCTGCGCGCGAAGCCGGCGCGCGCCAAGCCTGTGCTCGGCGACGACGGGCTGTATCAGCTCGACTGGTACTTGCAGAGTTTTCTCGACCTCAAAGACGATCTCGACGGCGCCACCGCGAAGGGCAAACGCTTCGCCATCCTGTGGGGGCTGAAGGGCTGCCCGTCCTGCAAGAAGCTGCACGAGGTCCACTTCAGCGACCCCGCGATCGAAGGCTACATTCGCGAGCACTTCGAGATCGTGCACCTCAACCACATCGGCGCCCGCGAAGTCACCGATTTCGACGGCGGCAGGCTCGGCGAGAAGGCGTTCGCGCAGGCCTATGGCATCCGCTTCACGCCGACGCTGCAGTTCTTTCCCGAGAGCAGCGAGGGCCTCGGCGCGCGCAAACCGCAGGACCGCGAAGTGGCGCGGCTGCCCGGCCTGCTGGAGCCGCCGGAGTTTCTGGCGATGTTCCGATACGTCCGCGAGAAGGGCTATCAGTCGATGCCGTTCACCGACTGGCTGAAAAAGCCGGCATAGCCGCGCGCCGTCTCCGCGAGTCATTCCGGGGCGCGAGCGCAGCTCGCGAACCCGGAATCCGACGCGGGCACGGCTTGGCGACAGCCGCGGACACCAATGTCGAGATTCCGGGTTCGCCCGCGGCTTCGCCGCGTGCGCCCCGGAATGACGAACGAGAGTTCATTTGCGGCGACGAACGCGATTAGCTTGCTATGCCGTCGTTCCGGGGCGCGCCACCGGGTCCGGCCTCCGGCCGGCCCGATGACAGGCTCCGCGCGAACCCGGAATCTCTCTTTGCAACAACCTCTGGATTCCGGGTTCGCGAGCTTTCGCTCGCGCCCCGGAATGACTCGTGGTGGCCTTAGAAATCCAGCCGGTCTTTGATCGCCTCGATGCCGGCTTTGGCGCAGGAATCGTCGGCGTCGCCGCCGGGCGCGCCCGACACGCCGATGCCGCCGACCAATGAGCCGCCGGCCTCGATGATCAGGCCGCCGCCGAGCACGACCACATTGGGCAGGTCGCGCAAGCCCGACTGCGGCATGCCGGGCTTGGTGATCGCCTGCAGATCCGTCGTCGAGGTCTTGAACGACACCGCGGTCCAGGCTTTGCCGGTCGCGGTGGTGGGCGAATGCGCGCCGGCGAAGCGGTCGCGCAGCATCACCTGCGGCAGGCCGGTGCGGTCGACCACGGCGACCGCGACCTGAAAGCCCTGCTTGCGGCATTCGGCGAGCGCGGCTTTCGCGCTGTCGAGCGCCAGCTCGGGGCTCAGCGATTTGGTGACGACCAGCGCGTCCTGCGCGCCGGCCGGCATCGTCGTGAGAAGCGCGCCGGCGATCATCGCGATCGCCGGAATCGAGTGTCGGATCATCGGATCCCCCTTCGGCCGCAGGGCCGTTACTTGTTGACCGGCGATTCCGGATCGAACAGGAACGCCATCACGTCCTTGATCTGCTGCTCGGTCAGGAAGCCGTTGGTGCCGAACCGCGGCATGTTCGAGCACGGCACCACCGCCTGCGAGTTGTAGATCTTGGTGTAGGCCTGCTTGATCTCGGCGTCCGTGTAGTTGCGGTCGCGGCCGTAATGCGTGAGGCTCGGGCCGAGCGTGCCGAACGATACTTCCGACGGAGCCATCTGGTGGCAGGCGTAGCAATTGCCGCCGTTGACGGTATCGGCCTTGTCGGAGAACTGCCCGCCGCGGCCGTTATTGGCGATCTTGGCGCCGGCCTTCCAGTCGCCGAGCAGCTTGCCGTCGGCCGGAAAGGCCACTTTCTTGATCTCGCGCTGCATGATCGCTTCGGCGACATCGGTCGGCACTTCGTTGCGGAATTTGTTGCACGCCTTCATCGTGTCGTCGGGGACGATCCTCTGCTGCCATTCTTCCGGCGCCTTGCCGAAGGTGGCCTTGACGTAGGCGTCGACGGTTTCGGTCGACACCTTGTGAATCGGCGCGCTGGACGTCGGCGCGGCGTCGGCTTTGGTGGCGCCCGGCTTGGTCGTCGTTTCGCTGGCCTTGGTTTCGGTGGCCTTGGTTTCGGTGGTCTTGCCGGTCGCCGCGGCCGGCTTCGGCGGGATCGCCTGGTCGGCGGCGTGAGCCGTGATCGGACCGCAGGTCAGAGCGCCGAGCGCGAGCGCCAGCATCGAGAACTTCGTCATTGTCGTCATGATGCGGCCTCCCTCAGCGCTTGATTGACGGAACGATGAGTTCGCCGCCCGACGCGATCTTGTTGAGATACGATGTCAGCGCGGTGATGCCATCCGAGCCGTAGTCCGGCGCCGGCCAGCGCTGCTGGCGGTAGCAGTCCCAGATCCGGTGCTGGAAGGTCCGCAGCGCGCTCTGCGACACGCGATAGGTCGGCCAGCTCGCCATCGTCAGTTGCGCGTCCTTGCCGGGGCCGGCGAGATACGGCAGCCCCTGCAACCGGATGCGCTTGCCTTCGGCGCCGTGGCAGGTCGAGCAGGAGAAATCCATCACCCCGCCGCGGCGATGGAATAGCTCCTCGCCGACCGCCGCCATTTCCTGCTCCTTGGGATGTCCGAGCTGCGGCTCGATCGCCATGCCGCTCGACTTGTTGGCGATGAACGCCACCAGGTCCTCCATATCGGAGACCCGGCCGGGGCCGGAAAAGCGGCGGGCCACGACGTCCTTGGTATCGAGCCCCTGGATATTCTGCATGCACCACAGCAGGCGCTGCTCGAGATCCATCACCCGGTCGGCGTCCTTGAAGTAGCGAGGTAGTTGCGCGAAGGCGCCTTCCAGCTTGCCGGCGCCGCGGCCGAGATCGCAGCCTTCGAGCGAGACGTTTTTGGTGCCGCGCTTCTCGGCCCAGAGCTGTTCGCCGCGGTCCACTGCGAGGAAGCCGGGATTCGACATCGGATCGGAAATCATCGCGCGATAGCGCTCGATCTCTCTTTCACTGGCGTCCTCGGCGTGAACGCGAAACGCCATTGTGCAGAGCACAAACGCAAATAGCACTGATAATCCGATGGATCTCATCTCGCTCCCTCCCCTGGGCCGTCTTGTGCGGCTTAAAAAGACCCGGCGGCGCGCCGGATATCTTTACATTCAAGAAAAACAATATCATGATGTTTGCAGATCATGACCGATCGAGCTTGGAAACGTCAAGCGGTACTGCAGTCAAGGGATGCGAAAGACTCCCTGAGGAGATGCCCAGATGAATTTGATGAAGGTTGAGCCGAGCCGCCGCGACGCGCTGGCGCTCGCAGGACTCGCGGGCCTCGCCGCGCTGCTGGCGCCGCGGATGTCGTTCGCCGATGTCGCCGCGGTCGACGCCGAGATCAAGAAGCTCTACGGCGACAAGAAGTTCGAGAGCGGCAAGATCAGGCTCGACGTGCCGGAAATCGCCGAGAACGGTCTCGTCGTCCCGGTCAATGTCGACGTCGAGAGCCCGATGACCGATGCCGACTACGTCAAGGCGGTGCACGTCTTCGCCGACGGCAATCCGCTGCCCGGAATCGTCAGCTACAAGTTCACGCCGGCTTGCGGCAAGGCCGCCGCCTCGACGCGGATGCGGCTGGCGCAGACCCAGAACATCGTCTGTATCGCCGAAATGTCGAACGGCAGCCTGTATTCGACTAAGGCCAACGTCAAGGTCACCATCGGCGGCTGCGGCGGCTAGGCCCGGCATCGACGCCGATAGCAAGAAACAGACAGGCGAGGACATTCAGATGGCGACCACTCCCACCCCCCGCGTTCGCGTTCCGACCCAGGCCAAGCCGGGCGAACTGATCGAGATCAAGACGCTGATTTCGCACGAAATGGAATCCGGTCAGCGCAAGGACGCCTCCGGCAAGATCGTGCCGCGCAAGATCATCAACACCTTCGTGGCCACGTTCAACGGCAAGATGGTGTTCGAGGCCGAATGGAATCCGGCGATCTCGGCCAATCCGTATCAGTCGTTCTTCTACAAGGCGTCGGAGTCCGGCGAACTCGTCTTCACCTGGAAGGACGACGACGGCTCCAACTACACGTCCAAGCACAAGCTGACCGTCGCCTAACGACGGCGCGTCGGCGCTGATTCGCATCGACCGTGGGCGTGCAGCCCGCGGGCCGCGGAGTCGCGCCGGAAATCAAGTCGAGCGGATCGGGTCCTCGCGACATGCGGGGCGCCATCTGCGCGGACAAGGGAACGGAAACGATGATCTCGCGGCGGGAATTCCTGCAGGCCACGGCGGCCGCATCGGCGCTCACGATCGGCAGCGGCCTCGGTCCGATCGGGCGGGTGGCGGCGCAGCAGCGGCTGACGCAGGCCGACATCCTGAAGTTCGATCCGCTCGGCACGCTGACGTTGCTGCACGTCACCGACATCCACGCCCAGTTGATGCCGCTGCATTTCCGCGAGCCGTCGGTCAATCTCGGCGTCGGCGAAGTCAAGGGCAAGCCGCCGCATCTGACCGACGCGGAATTCCGCAACTACTTCCACATCGCCACCGGATCGCCGGACGCCTTCGCGCTCACCGCCGATGATTTCGTCGCGCTCGCCCGCAACTACGGCCGGATGGGCGGCATGGACCGCGTCGCCACGCTGGTGAACGCGGTGCGCGCCGAGCGCGGCGCCGACAAGGTGCTGCTGCTCGACGGCGGCGACACCTGGCAGGGGAGCTGGACCTCGCTGCAGAGCAAGGGCCAGGACATGATCGACGTCATGACCGCGCTGAAGCTCGACGCGATGACCGGCCATTGGGAATTCACCTACGGCGCCGACCGCGTCAAGCAGGTCGCCGAGTCGGCGCCGTTCGCCTTCCTGGCGCAGAACGTCCGCGACAGCGAATGGCAGGAGCCGGTGTTCGAGGCGCGCAAGATGTTCGAGCGCGGCGGCGTCAAGATCGCGGTGATCGGGCAGGCGCTGCCGCGCACCGCGGTCGCCAATCCGCGCTGGATGTTCCCGAACTGGGAGTTCGGCATCCGCGAGGAGGACATCCAGAAGCAGGCCGACGACGCCCGCGCCGAGGGCGCCGAGGTCGTGGTGTTGCTGTCGCACAACGGCTTCGACGTCGACCGCAAGCTCGCCGGCCGGGTCAAGGGCCTCGACATGATCCTCACCGCCCACACCCACGACGCGATGCCGGGCCTGATCAGGGTCGGCGACACCGTGCTGGTGGCGTCGGGCTCGCACGGCAAATTCGTGTCGCGGCTCGACATCGCGGTGAAGGACAAGAAAGTGTCCGACATCCGCTTCAAATTGATGCCGGTGTTCGCCGACGCCATCGCGCCGGACCCGGCGATGAAGCAACTGGTCGAGAAGCTGCGCGCGCCCTACGCCAAGGATCTCGCCCGAATCGTCGGCAAGACCGATTCGCTGCTGTATCGCCGCGGCAATTTCAACGGCACCTTCGACGACCTGATTTGCGACGCGATGCTGAAGCAGCGCGACACCGAGATCGCGCTGTCGCCGGGCTTCCGTTGGGGCGGCACGCTGCTG
This genomic window contains:
- a CDS encoding metalloregulator ArsR/SmtB family transcription factor; this encodes MTSILDPDIETEFRDGAEYSPELDMLMRRARKASSFLKAVSHENRLLLLCLLAERERSVTELENILSLRQSAVSQQLARLRYDGMVDTRRDGKTIYYSLANEDVRRIISVIYDIFCASARGGDQK
- a CDS encoding thioredoxin fold domain-containing protein, with the translated sequence MYHIMARLLLKSMLLCAILTAVLAPAGARAAELVMFERDGCVWCARWDRDVGPIYDKTEEAKLLPLRRVNIDRDKPAGIALTSPVRFTPTFVVMDNGREVGRITGYINDDAFWGLLGTMVTKLTPPNPNHT
- a CDS encoding cytochrome c biogenesis CcdA family protein, with the translated sequence MTSSISLIGAFGAGVLSFLSPCVLPLVPPYLCFLAGVSLDQLSRGSDQPVKAVNGRVVGSSVAFVLGFSTVFVALGASASALGKVVTEYFDTLAIIAGVVIIILGLHFLGVFRIGLLFREARFHNVRRGAGFLGAYVVGLAFAFGWTPCVGPVLATILLVAGVEGSAVRGAALLGAYSLGIGLPFLLAALFSGGFIRLMARMRAHMATIEKVMGAALVLTGVLFLTGAMPKISGWLLETFPAFGTIG
- a CDS encoding thioredoxin family protein; translated protein: MIDRAMSRRHALAALGGIGAGALGLRAKPARAKPVLGDDGLYQLDWYLQSFLDLKDDLDGATAKGKRFAILWGLKGCPSCKKLHEVHFSDPAIEGYIREHFEIVHLNHIGAREVTDFDGGRLGEKAFAQAYGIRFTPTLQFFPESSEGLGARKPQDREVARLPGLLEPPEFLAMFRYVREKGYQSMPFTDWLKKPA
- a CDS encoding heme-binding protein codes for the protein MIRHSIPAIAMIAGALLTTMPAGAQDALVVTKSLSPELALDSAKAALAECRKQGFQVAVAVVDRTGLPQVMLRDRFAGAHSPTTATGKAWTAVSFKTSTTDLQAITKPGMPQSGLRDLPNVVVLGGGLIIEAGGSLVGGIGVSGAPGGDADDSCAKAGIEAIKDRLDF
- the soxX gene encoding sulfur oxidation c-type cytochrome SoxX → MTKFSMLALALGALTCGPITAHAADQAIPPKPAAATGKTTETKATETKASETTTKPGATKADAAPTSSAPIHKVSTETVDAYVKATFGKAPEEWQQRIVPDDTMKACNKFRNEVPTDVAEAIMQREIKKVAFPADGKLLGDWKAGAKIANNGRGGQFSDKADTVNGGNCYACHQMAPSEVSFGTLGPSLTHYGRDRNYTDAEIKQAYTKIYNSQAVVPCSNMPRFGTNGFLTEQQIKDVMAFLFDPESPVNK
- the soxA gene encoding sulfur oxidation c-type cytochrome SoxA, encoding MRSIGLSVLFAFVLCTMAFRVHAEDASEREIERYRAMISDPMSNPGFLAVDRGEQLWAEKRGTKNVSLEGCDLGRGAGKLEGAFAQLPRYFKDADRVMDLEQRLLWCMQNIQGLDTKDVVARRFSGPGRVSDMEDLVAFIANKSSGMAIEPQLGHPKEQEMAAVGEELFHRRGGVMDFSCSTCHGAEGKRIRLQGLPYLAGPGKDAQLTMASWPTYRVSQSALRTFQHRIWDCYRQQRWPAPDYGSDGITALTSYLNKIASGGELIVPSIKR
- the soxY gene encoding thiosulfate oxidation carrier protein SoxY; amino-acid sequence: MNLMKVEPSRRDALALAGLAGLAALLAPRMSFADVAAVDAEIKKLYGDKKFESGKIRLDVPEIAENGLVVPVNVDVESPMTDADYVKAVHVFADGNPLPGIVSYKFTPACGKAAASTRMRLAQTQNIVCIAEMSNGSLYSTKANVKVTIGGCGG
- the soxZ gene encoding thiosulfate oxidation carrier complex protein SoxZ, which gives rise to MATTPTPRVRVPTQAKPGELIEIKTLISHEMESGQRKDASGKIVPRKIINTFVATFNGKMVFEAEWNPAISANPYQSFFYKASESGELVFTWKDDDGSNYTSKHKLTVA
- the soxB gene encoding thiosulfohydrolase SoxB, whose product is MISRREFLQATAAASALTIGSGLGPIGRVAAQQRLTQADILKFDPLGTLTLLHVTDIHAQLMPLHFREPSVNLGVGEVKGKPPHLTDAEFRNYFHIATGSPDAFALTADDFVALARNYGRMGGMDRVATLVNAVRAERGADKVLLLDGGDTWQGSWTSLQSKGQDMIDVMTALKLDAMTGHWEFTYGADRVKQVAESAPFAFLAQNVRDSEWQEPVFEARKMFERGGVKIAVIGQALPRTAVANPRWMFPNWEFGIREEDIQKQADDARAEGAEVVVLLSHNGFDVDRKLAGRVKGLDMILTAHTHDAMPGLIRVGDTVLVASGSHGKFVSRLDIAVKDKKVSDIRFKLMPVFADAIAPDPAMKQLVEKLRAPYAKDLARIVGKTDSLLYRRGNFNGTFDDLICDAMLKQRDTEIALSPGFRWGGTLLPDEDITWEAITNATAITYPNCYRNEMTGEQLKNVLEDIADNIFHPDPYFQGGGDMVRTGGMGYAIDIGKEIGSRISGMTHLKTGKPIEASKTYTVSGWASINQNTEGPPIWDVLAKHVAQAGPVKIDPNSAVKVSGA